In the genome of Marispirochaeta sp., one region contains:
- a CDS encoding pyruvate formate lyase family protein, translating to MPYLDNPIRLQEVRSFYLERLLKPKLTSERADIVTRSYARTEGAHPVTRRAETLKDILAQMSIYIKPWELVAGNLGPEPVSAPIFPEGGADFILDEMDSYGSRPGDKFELSDETKKELQRILPLWKGKTLKEYGLSLMPEGPVRMREAGVFSAENMLTCGTGHFLPDYIKILEHGFRGISEQAETALMTLDLRYEEEYEKRIFYESVLTICHAVRDFSLRYAELADSLAAEEKNEERKKELNRMADICRRVPWEPAQGFSEAVQSLWFTHLVCYIDSNGYGVTLGRSASYLYPYYRISLNAGEMDKEGALSLLVSLFFKTNDILKLYNNNAAQNYGGFPVGQPVQLGGIDSSGEDDTNELSFLFLEAEKKVKLYQPDIGFLWTEKINPVFFQAAAELVATNSKPKFFNYRVGSAMYRHAGLSEETARSEWAFIGCVEYGVPGKTWTWADAAMFNLAKCLELALNDGIDPVSNTRLGPQTGNPEDFKDFGQFLSALQRQITYMFDLTVQGITALQVAHKHRWPEPYESLLVDGCMQSGKEVNQGGAVSYHTGVQFVGFATVVDSLLAVQKFVFEAKTVSFNELVENLHDNFMNNEVLRMRLLRETPRFGMDRDEINTLAGEVFIFCCDTAGSYRDIWGGIYTASLYSLTAHVGFGSRVGATPDGRKAFSPLSDASSPSQGLQNGSVTEILATQAKLPHHKAINGTLLNMKLSKKLVSGPEGTARLQNLISTYFKLGGFHVQFNVVDVEVLKDAQKHPERYPDFLIRVAAYVTNWNQLSREVQDEIISRAEMESF from the coding sequence ATGCCCTATCTTGACAACCCCATCCGGCTGCAGGAAGTACGCAGCTTTTACCTTGAACGTCTTTTAAAACCAAAGCTTACATCCGAACGCGCCGATATCGTAACACGGTCCTACGCCCGGACCGAAGGTGCCCACCCGGTCACCCGAAGGGCCGAGACCCTCAAGGATATACTTGCTCAGATGAGTATCTACATAAAACCCTGGGAGCTTGTTGCGGGCAACCTGGGACCGGAGCCGGTTTCAGCCCCGATTTTTCCGGAAGGCGGTGCCGACTTTATCCTGGACGAAATGGATTCCTACGGCTCCCGGCCGGGCGATAAATTCGAGCTTAGCGACGAAACCAAAAAGGAGCTGCAGAGGATTCTTCCACTCTGGAAAGGCAAGACCCTCAAGGAATACGGTCTGTCGCTCATGCCTGAAGGACCGGTACGAATGCGGGAAGCCGGGGTGTTCTCTGCGGAAAACATGCTTACCTGCGGCACCGGCCATTTTCTTCCGGATTACATAAAGATCCTTGAGCATGGATTCCGGGGTATCAGCGAACAGGCTGAAACGGCCCTTATGACCCTGGACCTGCGGTATGAAGAGGAGTATGAAAAGAGGATTTTTTACGAAAGCGTACTGACCATCTGCCATGCCGTCAGGGATTTCTCGCTTCGCTACGCGGAGCTGGCAGATTCTCTGGCAGCCGAGGAGAAGAACGAAGAACGCAAAAAAGAGCTGAACAGAATGGCCGATATCTGCCGGCGGGTTCCCTGGGAGCCCGCGCAAGGCTTTTCCGAGGCAGTCCAGAGCCTCTGGTTTACCCACCTTGTCTGTTATATCGACTCCAACGGCTACGGTGTAACCCTGGGACGCTCCGCATCCTACCTGTATCCCTATTACCGCATCAGTCTTAATGCCGGCGAAATGGATAAAGAGGGTGCATTGAGCCTTCTGGTCAGTCTCTTTTTCAAGACAAATGATATTTTAAAGCTCTACAATAACAATGCGGCCCAGAATTACGGCGGCTTTCCCGTTGGTCAGCCTGTTCAGCTTGGGGGTATCGATTCTTCAGGCGAAGATGATACCAATGAACTAAGCTTCCTCTTTCTTGAGGCGGAAAAAAAGGTAAAGCTCTATCAGCCGGATATCGGCTTTTTATGGACCGAGAAGATCAATCCCGTTTTTTTTCAGGCAGCTGCAGAGCTGGTTGCTACCAACTCAAAACCAAAATTCTTCAATTACCGTGTAGGCTCCGCAATGTACCGCCATGCGGGACTTTCCGAAGAGACCGCCCGGTCCGAGTGGGCCTTCATCGGATGTGTTGAATACGGAGTACCGGGAAAAACCTGGACCTGGGCAGACGCTGCCATGTTTAACCTTGCCAAGTGTCTTGAGCTGGCCCTTAATGACGGGATTGATCCTGTCAGCAACACCCGTCTTGGTCCCCAGACCGGAAACCCGGAAGACTTTAAGGACTTCGGCCAGTTTCTGTCCGCCCTGCAGCGCCAGATTACCTATATGTTCGACCTTACGGTCCAGGGCATAACTGCTCTGCAGGTGGCCCACAAGCACCGCTGGCCGGAACCCTATGAATCTCTCCTTGTGGACGGCTGCATGCAAAGCGGGAAGGAGGTAAACCAGGGAGGGGCCGTCTCGTATCACACAGGGGTACAGTTTGTCGGATTTGCTACGGTGGTGGATTCCCTGCTGGCTGTTCAGAAGTTTGTTTTCGAAGCAAAGACAGTCAGTTTCAACGAACTGGTAGAGAACCTGCACGATAATTTTATGAACAACGAGGTTCTCCGAATGCGCCTGCTGCGGGAGACGCCCCGTTTTGGTATGGACAGAGACGAAATAAACACTCTTGCAGGAGAAGTTTTTATCTTTTGCTGCGACACCGCCGGCAGTTACCGCGATATCTGGGGAGGCATCTATACCGCGAGTCTCTACAGCCTTACCGCCCATGTCGGTTTCGGGTCCCGGGTAGGAGCTACCCCTGACGGGCGAAAGGCCTTCTCCCCTCTCTCCGATGCGAGCTCCCCCTCCCAGGGACTGCAGAACGGCTCTGTTACGGAGATTCTCGCTACCCAGGCGAAACTGCCGCATCACAAGGCCATCAACGGCACCCTGCTGAACATGAAACTCAGTAAAAAGCTCGTATCCGGCCCTGAAGGAACAGCACGGCTGCAGAACCTGATCAGCACCTACTTTAAGCTGGGGGGCTTTCATGTCCAGTTTAACGTTGTGGACGTGGAAGTACTGAAGGATGCCCAAAAACACCCTGAAAGGTATCCTGATTTTCTGATACGGGTAGCAGCCTACGTTACAAACTGGAACCAGCTCAGCCGGGAGGTACAAGATGAAATTATATCCCGGGCAGAAATGGAAAGTTTTTAG
- a CDS encoding SDR family oxidoreductase, with protein MGKKIIITGASTGIGAETSRMLAQGNEIIIHYYSSRGPAEAVASDVEKAGGKAHIIQADLSKPEECERFVAECAKLFPVVDVLVNNAGGLIRRQPINELDWDFMIETFALNTFSTMKVTSLCVPLLEKAVDPVIINMTSIAMRHGAPSATLYGASKGALDTFTRGAATELAPKKIRVNAVAPGVIETPFHEKVSTPEKMNTFKENTPLKRNGQAHHIAQAVKYLIENDFMTGATVDVNGGLFMY; from the coding sequence ATGGGTAAAAAGATTATTATAACCGGCGCCAGTACCGGAATCGGTGCTGAGACCTCAAGAATGCTGGCTCAGGGTAACGAGATCATCATTCACTATTACTCATCCAGGGGACCGGCGGAAGCCGTAGCCTCAGATGTTGAAAAAGCGGGCGGAAAAGCTCACATTATCCAGGCTGACCTCTCAAAACCCGAAGAATGTGAGCGCTTTGTCGCTGAATGCGCCAAGCTCTTTCCCGTTGTCGATGTACTGGTCAACAATGCCGGAGGACTGATCCGCCGTCAGCCGATTAACGAGCTTGACTGGGACTTCATGATCGAAACCTTTGCCCTGAATACCTTTTCCACCATGAAGGTAACCTCATTGTGTGTACCCTTGCTTGAAAAGGCCGTGGATCCGGTGATCATCAATATGACTTCCATCGCCATGCGCCACGGTGCACCTTCTGCGACCCTCTACGGCGCATCCAAAGGAGCTCTGGACACCTTTACCCGGGGAGCCGCAACCGAGCTGGCCCCAAAAAAGATACGGGTAAACGCAGTGGCTCCCGGTGTCATCGAAACCCCCTTCCACGAAAAGGTTTCCACACCGGAGAAAATGAATACTTTCAAGGAGAATACACCCCTCAAGAGAAACGGACAGGCCCATCACATAGCCCAGGCCGTCAAGTATCTTATTGAGAACGATTTCATGACCGGTGCAACTGTGGATGTGAACGGAGGATTGTTCATGTACTAA
- a CDS encoding enoyl-CoA hydratase/isomerase family protein codes for MITTVTTELRAPQARIIFSVDPPGKPPAVDYDVLGQLEDAITIIASAGPEIRLVLVESTEPEYFVVGANLKALQQIDSQSIRPWVRRGHNVFNMLQELELPVIALVRGFTGGGGLELALACDFIYAADNARFALPEAGLGLIPGWGGSHRLPLRIGAARAKELAFSARPIEAPTAYNWGLINYYGPEEELQQKLAALTESISANSRISVAMEKQLINSALSPDNPRMKFEEAAASTAAMGSSDTSRRLEEFFEKRSRK; via the coding sequence ATGATTACCACTGTAACAACCGAATTGCGCGCCCCACAGGCGCGCATTATTTTCTCCGTTGATCCGCCGGGAAAACCACCGGCCGTTGATTACGATGTTCTCGGGCAACTGGAAGATGCAATTACAATCATCGCTTCCGCCGGACCGGAGATTCGTCTGGTCCTTGTGGAAAGCACAGAACCTGAGTACTTTGTTGTCGGGGCCAATCTCAAGGCCCTGCAGCAAATCGACAGCCAGAGCATCCGCCCCTGGGTGCGCCGGGGACACAATGTTTTCAACATGCTGCAGGAGCTGGAGCTGCCGGTTATTGCCCTGGTACGCGGTTTCACCGGAGGCGGCGGACTGGAGCTGGCCCTGGCCTGCGACTTTATCTATGCCGCCGACAATGCCCGTTTTGCCCTGCCGGAAGCGGGTCTTGGTCTGATTCCAGGCTGGGGAGGAAGCCATCGGCTTCCCTTAAGAATCGGCGCCGCCCGGGCCAAAGAGTTGGCCTTCTCTGCCAGGCCGATTGAAGCCCCCACTGCCTATAACTGGGGCCTGATAAATTATTACGGACCGGAAGAAGAGCTTCAGCAAAAACTGGCAGCACTTACAGAGAGCATCAGCGCCAACAGCAGAATATCCGTGGCCATGGAAAAGCAGCTGATTAATTCCGCCCTTAGCCCGGATAATCCGCGCATGAAATTTGAAGAAGCTGCCGCCTCGACCGCTGCCATGGGTTCCAGCGACACCTCCCGCAGACTTGAGGAGTTCTTCGAAAAGCGGAGTCGCAAATAA
- a CDS encoding TRAP transporter large permease, whose protein sequence is MTAGTVAAIMFILLIVLIILRVPVSFTLAFAVVPILLLTPRVTPLMLLQRMMVQYGSFILLSIPFFLLAAVIMNEAKITDRLIRFSRSMVGPLPGGLGHVNVAVSMLFAGISGSSNADAAGIGSVLIPAMEKEGYDKNFTVAVTACSAVMGNIIPPSITMVVWGGVMSTSVSGLFLAGFVPGVMIALFQMALVLYFALKRGYPRDTGYSLKEFVQSFRGAILALVTPLIIVGGIVFGLVTPTEASLVAVVYSLILGMFIYKTVSFNKFVSLMLDTAKLASVVLFAVGCASIYGWVLAYYKIPNFLVDLLGGITTSPTLMLMIFVGIFLIVGTFMDSVPAIVILGPLLAPIADHVGIHPLHFAIVGVVSLAFGLVTPPYGLCLLISSEIAGINAMRPLKEVGLFLVAMLLVLLLIIVFPSLTLAIPKAFMPELFM, encoded by the coding sequence ATGACAGCTGGAACAGTCGCCGCGATAATGTTCATACTGCTTATCGTCCTCATTATTTTACGCGTTCCGGTCAGTTTTACCCTGGCCTTCGCCGTTGTCCCGATTCTTTTGCTTACCCCCAGGGTAACTCCTCTGATGCTTCTCCAGCGCATGATGGTGCAATACGGATCGTTCATTCTATTATCGATCCCCTTCTTTCTTCTGGCTGCGGTCATCATGAACGAAGCCAAGATAACCGATCGGCTTATCCGTTTTTCCCGCTCCATGGTGGGCCCCCTTCCAGGCGGTCTTGGCCACGTAAACGTAGCCGTCAGCATGCTGTTTGCCGGTATCTCCGGTTCCTCCAACGCCGATGCCGCCGGTATCGGTTCGGTCCTGATTCCGGCCATGGAAAAAGAGGGTTATGATAAGAACTTCACCGTAGCGGTCACCGCCTGTTCGGCGGTAATGGGTAACATAATCCCTCCCAGTATTACCATGGTGGTCTGGGGCGGGGTAATGAGTACCTCCGTCTCCGGTCTCTTTCTGGCCGGTTTTGTTCCCGGTGTCATGATCGCCCTGTTCCAGATGGCCCTGGTCCTCTATTTCGCCTTGAAACGTGGCTACCCCCGGGACACCGGTTACAGCCTGAAAGAGTTTGTCCAGAGTTTTCGCGGAGCGATACTCGCCCTGGTTACTCCGCTCATTATTGTTGGAGGAATCGTCTTTGGCCTGGTAACCCCGACCGAAGCTTCGCTGGTAGCGGTTGTATACTCCCTTATCCTGGGCATGTTTATCTACAAGACAGTCTCTTTTAATAAATTCGTCAGCCTGATGCTGGATACGGCAAAACTGGCTTCCGTTGTTCTGTTCGCTGTTGGATGTGCCTCGATCTACGGGTGGGTACTGGCCTATTACAAGATCCCCAACTTCCTGGTTGACCTTCTGGGAGGCATTACTACCTCGCCGACTTTGATGCTGATGATTTTTGTGGGAATATTCCTCATAGTCGGAACCTTTATGGATTCCGTTCCTGCCATTGTTATTCTCGGGCCCCTGCTTGCACCTATAGCGGACCATGTGGGGATTCATCCCCTCCACTTCGCCATTGTAGGGGTTGTTTCTCTGGCCTTTGGACTGGTTACCCCGCCCTACGGACTCTGCCTGCTGATATCCAGTGAAATCGCGGGAATCAATGCCATGCGGCCTCTTAAAGAGGTTGGACTCTTCCTGGTGGCCATGTTGCTGGTTCTGCTACTGATTATCGTCTTCCCGAGTCTTACCCTGGCTATCCCTAAGGCATTCATGCCTGAACTGTTCATGTAA
- a CDS encoding glycyl-radical enzyme activating protein yields the protein MGKEPSFSPDSSIRGVIFNCESFSLHNGPGIRTTLFLKGCPLRCLWCANPESWNMEQEVSCNQELCIRECRECENIAGKGIFERDPEGKILIAPGISRRDTNLIATARSCPSRALSVLGSTTTAAEAVDMLLKDRPFFEESGGGVTISGGEPLIQPEFTTEILRRLKNRGIHTVLDTCGDAAPEVFKQVSCLADLVLFDVKAATNELHQAWTGKSNRVILSNLEQIAAERPEALRIRIPYIPGLNSTDSELRAMAKLLNRLDIDRVDLLPYHRLGIQKYRQLGRTYTLASEQTPDSDSLTKALQLFSNLGIKAQIEQ from the coding sequence GTGGGTAAGGAACCGTCTTTTTCCCCGGACTCCAGTATCAGGGGAGTCATCTTCAATTGCGAGTCCTTCAGTCTGCATAACGGTCCGGGTATCCGAACGACCCTCTTCCTGAAAGGCTGTCCCCTGCGCTGTCTCTGGTGCGCTAATCCCGAAAGCTGGAACATGGAACAGGAGGTAAGCTGCAACCAGGAACTCTGCATCCGGGAATGCAGGGAGTGCGAAAATATCGCCGGAAAGGGTATCTTCGAACGGGACCCTGAGGGAAAAATCCTCATTGCTCCCGGCATCTCCCGCAGAGATACAAACCTTATCGCCACGGCCCGCAGCTGCCCTTCCCGTGCACTTTCAGTACTGGGTTCTACCACAACCGCAGCCGAGGCGGTGGACATGCTGCTCAAGGACCGGCCCTTCTTTGAGGAGTCAGGAGGCGGTGTAACTATTTCCGGCGGTGAGCCGCTGATACAGCCGGAGTTTACGACAGAGATTCTGCGCCGCCTGAAAAACAGGGGAATACACACGGTTCTTGATACCTGCGGCGACGCGGCTCCGGAAGTGTTTAAGCAGGTGAGTTGTCTTGCGGATCTTGTTTTATTTGATGTAAAAGCCGCAACCAATGAGTTGCATCAGGCGTGGACGGGAAAGTCAAACCGTGTGATCCTCTCTAACCTGGAACAAATAGCGGCAGAACGTCCGGAAGCCTTGCGGATACGCATTCCTTACATCCCGGGACTGAACAGCACCGACAGTGAGCTCAGGGCAATGGCAAAACTTCTAAACCGCCTTGATATAGACCGGGTAGATCTGCTGCCGTATCACCGTCTGGGAATACAGAAATATCGACAACTCGGCAGAACGTACACGCTTGCGTCTGAACAAACACCTGATTCAGATTCTCTTACAAAGGCTTTACAGCTTTTCAGTAACCTGGGAATAAAGGCACAGATAGAACAATAA
- a CDS encoding TRAP transporter substrate-binding protein, with translation MKKIVGLTLALLLVFSMASFAEGGKEGGTPESITLVGGVMLPQGHVYYQAMEKFVELVKDYYNGPVALNFELHHSGSIGTEKDMFEFMMQGVSVDFAIISPAWIATWDKTAPIIDAPFLFNSIEHWETALEAGALDPIAENIRKKGVRFIGYGGGGARSLILNQPVKTLDDFGKIDLRVQGSPLHAAVFGAIGLNPTPLDYTECYNAIKTGVIDGLENEPAGLEGMKFLRGSSLLCSFRAPDHHPDTLLLRVQTSELPQGSAGRYCKGRT, from the coding sequence ATGAAAAAGATTGTTGGTTTAACTCTCGCACTGCTGCTTGTCTTCAGCATGGCATCTTTCGCCGAAGGCGGAAAAGAAGGCGGCACCCCTGAGTCAATTACTCTCGTCGGAGGTGTCATGCTGCCCCAGGGTCATGTTTACTACCAGGCGATGGAAAAGTTTGTTGAACTTGTAAAGGATTATTATAACGGCCCCGTGGCACTGAATTTCGAACTGCACCACTCCGGCTCCATCGGAACCGAAAAGGACATGTTCGAGTTCATGATGCAGGGAGTCTCCGTTGACTTCGCTATCATTTCTCCCGCCTGGATTGCAACCTGGGACAAGACCGCTCCCATTATCGACGCTCCTTTCCTGTTCAACAGCATCGAGCACTGGGAAACGGCCCTGGAAGCCGGAGCCCTGGATCCTATTGCTGAAAACATCCGCAAAAAAGGCGTCCGCTTCATCGGTTACGGCGGCGGTGGAGCCCGCAGCCTGATCCTGAATCAGCCGGTAAAAACCCTCGATGACTTTGGCAAAATCGATCTGCGCGTTCAGGGCTCTCCCCTGCATGCAGCTGTATTCGGCGCGATCGGCCTGAACCCCACTCCCCTTGACTACACAGAATGCTACAACGCCATTAAGACCGGTGTAATCGACGGACTTGAGAATGAACCGGCAGGCCTGGAAGGCATGAAGTTTTTACGAGGTAGCTCCCTATTATGCTCTTTCCGAGCACCAGATCACCACCCGGATACTCTGCTTCTCCGAGTCCAGACTTCAGAGCTTCCCCAAGGATCTGCAGGACGCTATTGTAAAGGCAGGACTTGA
- a CDS encoding TRAP transporter small permease — protein MLLRLFELYAKFLIYLMIILMFVLLTAVGLTVAGRYIPFVPRYLWTLEVSNFSLIWMVFIGSIIGLRDSRHFFIDIFSKGVPAWFEVFLKLLNYFVTLTVTYVFIRYGIRFFSQWGLIQTSELTGMNLGFLYVSVPVAGFSWLIFLSERFYHDFIKKDLKEDHHMADSYQVHHDDAETSEGETDK, from the coding sequence ATGCTCTTAAGACTTTTTGAATTGTATGCCAAATTTCTTATATACTTGATGATTATTCTTATGTTCGTACTGCTCACGGCTGTCGGCCTGACTGTCGCAGGACGGTATATCCCCTTTGTTCCCCGTTATTTATGGACCCTGGAGGTCTCCAATTTCTCGCTTATCTGGATGGTCTTTATAGGCTCGATCATCGGCCTCAGGGATTCCCGGCACTTTTTTATCGATATCTTTTCCAAAGGGGTCCCTGCCTGGTTTGAAGTTTTCTTAAAGTTACTCAATTATTTTGTGACCTTGACGGTAACCTATGTCTTTATCCGCTATGGAATCCGCTTTTTCAGTCAGTGGGGATTGATACAGACCTCGGAACTCACGGGCATGAACCTTGGATTTCTCTATGTCTCGGTACCGGTGGCCGGGTTTTCGTGGCTGATTTTCCTGAGTGAAAGATTCTATCACGACTTTATAAAGAAAGACCTGAAGGAAGATCATCATATGGCCGACTCCTACCAGGTACATCACGATGATGCAGAAACATCAGAAGGAGAAACGGACAAATGA
- a CDS encoding LacI family DNA-binding transcriptional regulator, translating into MNKQAGNRKRRVTIKDIAREAGVSKSTVSLVLKNSPLIKKETAALVRAASKALGYVYNRTAANLRTSRSFIVGVLISDLGNPFFSEMVPVIEECLEPEGIVVMLANTTEKPERQKRAISTFLEHNVDGLLISPARYSTLEDLGPLVSSPVPSVFINRYLNDFPGNYVGADNVVGTAMAVERLLASGHRRIAFVGGEDGSSPRPERLEGFRIAFEKYGCVPDPELIVNAQGNRWGGYTAIRELVPRPNPPTAAFCYNDIIALGVMLGLQSKGIRPGRNFAVIGFDDISEARLWTPSLSTVAIPPELVARRAARFLLERIKNPGDPERILIAPRLAIRESCGTAEKLKRIAKKNHRRLKGAPMANS; encoded by the coding sequence GTGAATAAACAGGCGGGAAATAGAAAACGAAGGGTTACAATAAAGGACATCGCTCGTGAAGCGGGGGTCTCCAAGTCAACTGTTTCTCTTGTGCTCAAGAACAGTCCTCTCATTAAAAAGGAGACTGCAGCCCTGGTGCGCGCAGCCAGTAAAGCCCTTGGTTATGTCTATAACCGGACTGCTGCAAACCTGCGTACCAGCCGCTCCTTCATTGTGGGAGTGCTGATTTCCGACCTGGGTAACCCGTTTTTCTCGGAAATGGTGCCGGTTATTGAGGAGTGCCTGGAACCGGAAGGGATCGTCGTCATGCTGGCCAACACAACAGAGAAGCCGGAACGGCAGAAAAGGGCTATCTCCACCTTTCTGGAGCACAATGTCGACGGTTTGCTGATCAGTCCCGCCAGATACTCCACCCTGGAGGACCTTGGTCCCCTTGTAAGCAGTCCGGTTCCTTCTGTTTTTATCAACCGCTATCTGAATGATTTTCCGGGGAATTATGTGGGGGCTGATAATGTGGTGGGTACGGCTATGGCAGTGGAGCGCTTACTTGCTTCCGGCCATCGGCGTATCGCCTTTGTCGGCGGTGAGGACGGCTCATCACCCCGGCCGGAGCGGCTGGAGGGATTCAGAATTGCTTTCGAAAAATACGGATGTGTTCCTGACCCTGAATTAATCGTCAATGCCCAGGGTAACCGCTGGGGCGGGTATACGGCTATCCGGGAGCTTGTCCCCCGCCCAAATCCACCCACTGCGGCTTTCTGTTACAACGATATTATCGCCCTCGGCGTCATGCTGGGGCTGCAGTCAAAGGGAATACGCCCGGGGAGAAACTTCGCCGTTATCGGTTTCGACGATATCTCTGAAGCCCGCCTCTGGACGCCTTCCCTGTCAACGGTAGCCATTCCTCCCGAGCTTGTAGCCCGTCGGGCCGCCCGCTTTCTGCTCGAACGGATCAAAAATCCCGGAGACCCGGAACGCATCCTTATTGCCCCGAGGCTGGCAATCCGGGAATCCTGCGGCACGGCGGAAAAGTTGAAACGCATCGCAAAAAAAAACCATCGGCGCCTGAAAGGCGCGCCGATGGCAAATTCCTGA
- a CDS encoding CoA-transferase, with protein sequence MKDKILTPEAAVALIGDGARIALHGSGGGICETTLLLRSLGERFQATGNPKGITIVHSTGIGNKEGTGIDLIAFPGLVKRDIAGHFGMSPQMGELILSNQVEAYNFPQGVLSHMFHAVAGKTPGVITRIGLNTYVDPRLEGGKANDITTEDLVKVIELEGEEWLFFPRFQFDYAFVRGTTADLHGNITNEEDGPFLEGMAIAQALKNCGGTVIAQVKYLAETGSLDPQQVRIPGIYVDHIVVHPEQTQTCLHSYEPSFAGKVKTPLTRMEPLALGPKKIIARRAAQELFEGAVVNLGYGAPDGVAAVASEEGILDQFTLTVEQGSIGGRPAGGVVFGTAYNPEAIIPMDAQFTFYDGGGLDLAYLGMAQVDRHGNVNSSRVGRMLAGCGGFINITQNAKKVIFCGTFTAKGLKCSVGDGKISIDTEGSVRKFVDAAAQITFSGDYAGRRGQPVLYVTERAVFSRTGEGLILEEIAPGIDLERDILAHMEFKPGISPDLKEMNPDFFRD encoded by the coding sequence ATGAAGGATAAAATACTTACACCAGAAGCTGCCGTCGCTCTCATAGGCGACGGTGCCAGGATCGCCCTCCACGGTTCAGGGGGCGGTATTTGCGAAACAACACTGCTGCTCCGCAGTCTGGGGGAACGCTTTCAAGCCACCGGCAATCCAAAGGGAATCACCATAGTCCACTCTACCGGGATCGGTAATAAAGAGGGTACCGGAATTGACCTTATCGCCTTTCCCGGCCTGGTAAAACGGGACATTGCCGGGCACTTCGGCATGTCCCCCCAAATGGGAGAGTTGATCCTGTCGAACCAGGTTGAGGCCTACAACTTTCCCCAGGGTGTACTCTCCCACATGTTTCACGCAGTGGCCGGGAAAACACCGGGTGTCATAACCAGAATAGGTCTCAATACCTACGTGGATCCCCGCCTTGAAGGGGGAAAGGCCAACGATATTACCACCGAGGATCTGGTAAAGGTTATTGAACTGGAGGGAGAAGAGTGGCTCTTTTTTCCCCGTTTTCAGTTCGACTATGCTTTTGTCCGGGGAACCACTGCCGACCTTCACGGGAACATTACCAACGAAGAAGACGGACCCTTTCTGGAGGGAATGGCAATTGCCCAGGCGCTAAAAAACTGCGGGGGAACTGTTATAGCCCAGGTTAAATACCTTGCCGAAACAGGCAGCCTTGACCCGCAGCAGGTTCGCATTCCGGGGATCTACGTCGATCATATCGTTGTCCATCCCGAACAGACCCAGACCTGCCTGCACAGCTACGAGCCCTCCTTTGCCGGAAAAGTAAAAACTCCCCTTACCCGTATGGAGCCCCTGGCCCTGGGACCGAAGAAGATTATCGCCCGCCGGGCAGCTCAGGAACTTTTTGAAGGTGCTGTAGTCAACCTGGGCTATGGAGCTCCCGACGGGGTCGCAGCGGTGGCGTCGGAAGAGGGCATCCTGGACCAGTTTACCCTGACCGTGGAACAGGGCTCCATCGGCGGGCGGCCGGCAGGAGGCGTCGTTTTCGGCACCGCCTACAACCCGGAAGCTATTATCCCCATGGACGCCCAGTTCACCTTTTACGACGGAGGGGGCCTGGACCTGGCCTATCTGGGGATGGCCCAGGTGGACCGGCACGGAAACGTAAACTCCAGCCGGGTGGGCCGTATGCTGGCCGGCTGCGGCGGGTTTATCAACATTACCCAGAACGCCAAAAAGGTTATCTTCTGCGGAACCTTCACTGCCAAAGGGCTTAAATGTTCCGTCGGCGACGGTAAAATCAGCATAGACACGGAAGGTTCGGTTCGCAAATTTGTGGATGCCGCAGCCCAGATTACCTTCAGCGGGGATTACGCTGGCCGCCGGGGCCAGCCGGTATTGTACGTTACCGAGCGGGCTGTATTTTCCCGTACCGGTGAAGGCCTTATACTTGAGGAAATCGCACCGGGAATCGATCTTGAGCGGGACATTCTGGCGCACATGGAATTTAAACCCGGTATTTCGCCGGACCTGAAAGAGATGAACCCGGACTTTTTCCGGGATTGA